The following proteins come from a genomic window of Rutidosis leptorrhynchoides isolate AG116_Rl617_1_P2 chromosome 10, CSIRO_AGI_Rlap_v1, whole genome shotgun sequence:
- the LOC139873135 gene encoding uncharacterized protein C57A10.07-like encodes MLNYQFTSDSPKSFNAYPKGDFDLESNTIRKSRKPNKHSSAVIMLKSVGNRVMYYYKLHPVMMFLILMSFGVITLVALSIYTSRFRSTSSYRTFDAAMDGNYPFPKIKNLVMVAGHSIYTSSSCDKIDKEDSWYLEPYQKNPGQASTFVAHIKEGIESAANDDEALLLFSGGETRKDAGPRSEAQSYWMVAESKGWFGNQEKVRWKALTEEHARDSFENLLFSVCRFRELTGSYPLNITVVGYDFKKERFFNLHRTAIRFPETRFFYLGTPATTTSREAALKGEALVRTQFLHDPYSCSSSLRRKKIGRDPFHRSIPYPNGCPEIEGLFRYCGASLYTGSVPWA; translated from the exons ATGTTAAATTATCAATTCACATCTGATAGTCCGAAATCATTCAACGCTTATCCAAAAGGTGATTTCGATTTAGAATCAAATACTATTCGAAAATCTCGAAAACCTAATAAACATTCATCTGCTGTTATAATGTTGAAATCCGTTGGAAATCGAGTAATGTACTATTACAAATTACATCCTGTAATGATGTTTTTGATCTTAATGTCGTTTGGAGTGATTACACTTGTCGCATTATCGATTTACACTAGTCGATTTCGGAGTACGAGTAGTTATAGGACTTTTGATGCTGCGATGGATGGTAATTATCCGTTTCCGAAGATTAAGAATCTGGTAATGGTTGCTGGACATTCGATATATACAAGTAGTAGTTGTGATAAAATTGATAAGGAGGATTCGTGGTATTTGGAACCGTATCAGAAGAATCCGGGTCAAGCTTCGACGTTTGTGGCACATATAAAGGAAGGGATTGAGAGTGCAGCTAATGATGATGAAGCTTTGTTGTTGTTTAGTGGTGGTGAGACTCGTAAAGATGCAGGTCCAAGAAGTGAGGCCCAAAGCTATTGGATGGTTGCTGAATCGAAAGGATGGTTTG GCAACCAAGAGAAGGTGCGATGGAAAGCACTCACTGAAGAACATGCAAGGGACAGTTTTGAGAATCTTCTCTTTAGTGTATGCCGGTTCCGGGAACTCACCGGATCTTATCCACTAAATATCACA GTTGTCGGTTATGATTTCAAGAAAGAACGGTTTTTTAATCTACACCGTACTGCAATTCGGTTCCCGGAGACGAGATTCTTTTACTTGGGCACTCCAGCGACAACAACTTCAAGAGAAGCAGCATTAAAAGGTGAAGCATTAGTTCGGACACAATTTCTTCACGACCCTTACTCATGTTCAAGCTCACTTCGGCGCAAAAAGATTGGTCGTGACCCGTTTCACAGGTCAATCCCTTACCCAAATGGCTGCCCTGAAATCGAAGGTCTGTTCAGATACTGTGGGGCATCACTGTATACAGGTTCCGTTCCTTGGGCTTAA
- the LOC139872632 gene encoding pathogen-related protein-like has translation MEQYKGSDVDKYRCFMSGEGEKNTTWKLGVPPNFDVVNKLFEEGRTKIWPTGSLEEQVQNLVKTWEMEMFHKMVPEDFKTVDVTRVTVSVNGRKPLTPKDVAKIGGGYNMFLQTSLPENLRMYNPNDETVDTAHKLFITTFPRGFAVEILQVYSGPPVIAYKFRHWGYMEGPFKGQPATGEMVEMFGISTMELDENFKVVRVEFFYDRGELLAGLMKGAGANVTEASVTGGESTSCPFA, from the exons ATGGAACAATACAAAGGTTCAGATGTTGACAAATACAGATGTTtcatgagtggtgaaggtgagaaGAATACTACATGGAAGTTGGGTGTGCCTCCTAACTTTGATGTTGTCAATAAACTCTTTGAAGAAGGCAGAACCAAG ATATGGCCCACAGGTTCATTAGAAGAACAAGTTCAAAATCTTGTGAAAACATGGGAGATGGAGATGTTCCATAAAATGGTTCCTGAAGATTTTAAAACTGTTGACGTCACAAGGGTGACAGTGAGTGTTAATG GTAGAAAACCTTTGACACCAAAAGATGTAGCAAAAATAGGTGGAGGGTACAATATGTTTCTTCAAACTTCATTGCCCGAAAATCTACGAATGTATAATCCTAACGATGAAACTGTCGATACGGCTCACAAATTATTCATAACTACATTTCCGCGCGGATTTGCAGTCGAGATTCTACAGGTTTATTCTGGTCCTCCGGTGATTGCGTATAAGTTTAGGCATTGGGGTTACATGGAAGGTCCATTTAAAGGTCAACCGGCTACAGGAGAAATGGTCGAAATGTTTGGTATATCTACAATGGAG TTGGATGAAAATTTTAAGGTTGTAAGGGTAGAGTTCTTTTACGACAGAGGAGAGCTGCTCGCAGGTCTAATGAAGGGTGCAGGTGCCAACGTTACCGAAGCTTCAGTCACTGGTGGAGAGTCAACAAGCTGTCCTTTCGCTTAA